A section of the Acidobacterium capsulatum ATCC 51196 genome encodes:
- a CDS encoding RNB domain-containing ribonuclease has translation MTDRELLRHIERSPGQRAGYKHLVRILGLGGGRERRLLLEHLSRLTAAGRLVKVDKEHWALAQAAHSRDNLVAGRLDLHRDGYGFVRPAQRDAAGDIFIPPNEIGTAMQGDQVLVEVFPKRPGEDRMAGRIVRVLTRRNPTVVGKFHYGNVGGNAGGGRRGGRERGPQYPGHYVVPFDERMTQPVIIPLDEPLPEAVVASPHRVLGEEVRQQFDDLEGLVVDVEITEWPTPTRPARGRVIEVLGEEDAFGVDVEMMIRKHHLPHVFPENVLAEAREVAHLDGEVVAARRDFRDLPIVTIDGETARDFDDAVLVREHGDGTWELQVHIADVAQYVTPESALDLEARLRGTSVYFPDRAIPMLPQELSTDICSLRPGEDRLVLSCLMQMDAHGQVTGYEVTEGVIRSAQRMTYTQVQAILDGDAETRDAFRPLVPEFERMYRLAQILNAKRERRGSIDFDLPEPVIEFDEFGAMKAVTRAERLWANRLIEEFMLSANECVASWLENLAVPAIYRIHEKPEPRRVVEFEEIAASFGYSLGIGNLPVKRFHTRGERRDQRRDGRGGRRETRAHEVAEDIAVTPQMYQKLTAKLAGKPEERIVAYLMLRSLKQARYSEKNEGHFALAAPAYTHFTSPIRRYPDLMVHRIAKALLEAGVDGHGVVAMGDARVHKVAPSDAGQAQEAAPFDEVELAAIAQETSDTERRAAEAERELVEWKKIKFMRDRVGEDFDGLILSATKYGLFVELEDLFIEGLVPIQSLGALDGDRYSYRENTREIIGDGHGRTFRIGQRVRVLLDRVDAMEKRLQFSILLDEEEATAARKPRGKSAGKSKSAGHSKTGAKKTHAAAASERKAERPARTANPKKSGRKKKRFSADAVPDFAKRVAQPPPRGHKKGKKRKPTASAQQITARPAKFAGKKPGKKR, from the coding sequence ATGACAGATCGCGAACTGCTGCGGCATATCGAACGTTCTCCCGGCCAGAGGGCCGGGTACAAGCACCTGGTGCGTATTCTGGGCCTGGGCGGCGGCCGTGAGCGGCGCCTGCTGCTGGAGCACCTGAGCCGACTGACCGCCGCGGGGCGGCTGGTGAAAGTGGACAAGGAGCACTGGGCGCTGGCGCAGGCCGCGCATTCACGCGACAACCTGGTGGCCGGGCGGCTCGACCTGCACCGCGATGGATACGGATTTGTGCGTCCCGCGCAGCGCGATGCGGCCGGGGACATCTTTATTCCTCCCAATGAGATAGGCACGGCCATGCAGGGCGACCAGGTGCTGGTGGAGGTCTTTCCGAAGCGGCCGGGCGAGGACCGCATGGCGGGGCGGATTGTGCGTGTGCTGACGCGGCGGAATCCGACCGTGGTGGGCAAGTTTCACTACGGAAATGTGGGGGGAAATGCGGGCGGCGGGCGGCGTGGCGGCCGTGAGCGCGGACCCCAGTATCCGGGGCACTATGTGGTGCCGTTCGATGAGCGGATGACCCAGCCGGTGATCATTCCCCTGGACGAGCCGTTGCCCGAGGCGGTGGTGGCGTCGCCGCATCGCGTGCTGGGCGAGGAAGTACGGCAGCAGTTTGACGATCTGGAGGGTCTGGTGGTCGATGTGGAGATCACCGAATGGCCCACGCCGACGCGGCCCGCGCGCGGACGCGTGATTGAGGTGCTGGGCGAGGAAGACGCCTTTGGCGTGGATGTGGAGATGATGATTCGCAAGCATCATCTGCCGCATGTCTTTCCTGAAAATGTGCTGGCGGAGGCGCGCGAAGTCGCGCATCTGGACGGCGAAGTGGTGGCCGCGCGGCGCGACTTTCGTGATTTGCCGATTGTGACCATTGACGGCGAGACGGCGCGCGACTTTGACGATGCGGTGCTGGTGCGCGAGCACGGCGACGGCACCTGGGAGCTGCAGGTACACATTGCCGATGTGGCGCAGTATGTGACGCCGGAGTCGGCGCTGGATCTGGAAGCGCGGCTGCGCGGCACGTCAGTGTATTTTCCGGATCGCGCCATTCCCATGCTGCCGCAGGAGCTTTCGACGGACATCTGCAGCCTGCGCCCTGGCGAAGACCGGCTGGTGCTGAGCTGCCTGATGCAGATGGACGCCCATGGGCAGGTGACCGGCTACGAGGTGACCGAGGGCGTGATTCGCTCGGCGCAGCGGATGACGTATACGCAGGTGCAGGCGATTCTCGATGGCGATGCGGAGACGCGAGACGCCTTCCGGCCGCTGGTGCCGGAGTTTGAGCGGATGTACCGGCTGGCGCAGATATTGAATGCGAAGCGCGAACGGCGCGGGTCGATTGACTTTGATTTGCCTGAGCCGGTGATTGAGTTTGACGAGTTTGGCGCAATGAAGGCGGTGACGCGCGCCGAACGGTTGTGGGCGAACCGGCTGATTGAGGAGTTCATGCTCTCGGCCAACGAGTGCGTGGCCTCATGGCTGGAGAATTTAGCCGTGCCGGCGATTTATCGCATTCACGAGAAGCCGGAGCCGCGCCGCGTTGTGGAGTTTGAGGAGATTGCGGCGTCGTTTGGCTATTCGCTGGGCATCGGCAATCTGCCGGTGAAGCGCTTTCACACGCGCGGCGAACGGCGGGACCAACGGCGCGACGGGCGGGGCGGACGCCGCGAAACGCGCGCGCATGAGGTAGCGGAAGACATTGCGGTGACTCCGCAGATGTATCAGAAGCTGACGGCGAAGCTGGCGGGCAAGCCGGAGGAGCGGATTGTCGCGTACCTGATGCTGCGCTCACTCAAGCAGGCGCGCTACAGCGAGAAGAACGAAGGCCACTTTGCGCTGGCCGCTCCGGCGTATACGCACTTTACTTCGCCGATCCGGCGGTATCCCGACCTGATGGTGCATCGCATCGCGAAGGCATTGCTGGAAGCCGGCGTGGATGGGCATGGGGTGGTGGCGATGGGTGATGCGCGCGTGCATAAGGTTGCACCCTCAGATGCCGGGCAGGCACAGGAGGCCGCACCCTTTGACGAAGTGGAGCTGGCCGCGATTGCGCAGGAGACCAGCGACACCGAGCGCCGAGCGGCCGAGGCCGAGCGCGAGCTGGTGGAGTGGAAGAAGATCAAGTTCATGCGCGACCGCGTGGGCGAGGACTTTGACGGGCTGATTTTGAGCGCGACGAAGTACGGACTGTTTGTCGAGCTGGAGGATTTGTTCATCGAGGGACTGGTGCCCATTCAGAGCCTGGGCGCGCTTGACGGGGACCGCTACAGCTATCGCGAGAACACACGCGAGATTATCGGCGATGGGCACGGGCGGACGTTCCGCATAGGCCAGCGTGTGCGCGTGCTGCTGGACCGCGTGGACGCGATGGAGAAGCGGCTGCAGTTCTCGATTTTGCTGGACGAAGAGGAAGCGACGGCGGCGCGGAAGCCGAGAGGCAAGTCTGCTGGCAAGTCAAAGTCTGCCGGCCACTCGAAGACGGGCGCGAAAAAGACGCACGCGGCGGCAGCCTCAGAGCGAAAGGCGGAGCGGCCGGCGCGGACGGCGAATCCGAAAAAGTCTGGCCGCAAGAAGAAGCGCTTCAGCGCGGATGCCGTGCCTGATTTTGCGAAGAGAGTGGCGCAGCCGCCTCCGCGCGGGCATAAAAAGGGCAAGAAGCGAAAGCCGACTGCGAGCGCGCAACAGATTACGGCGCGTCCCGCGAAGTTTGCGGGGAAGAAGCCGGGCAAGAAGCGATAG
- the pyrR gene encoding bifunctional pyr operon transcriptional regulator/uracil phosphoribosyltransferase PyrR: MSENTPKLREKGRLMSASEIERTLVRLAHEIIEKNDGADGLGLVGIKRRGIPLAQRLAALISSIEKRPVDCGTLDISFYRDDLSTYDTRPVVTPGSIGFDINDRKIILVDDVLYTGRTIRAALDALFDHGRPRQVQLLALIDRGHRELPIEASFVGRTIQTTQREIIEVKLREIDDDEQVLLVERVD, from the coding sequence ATGTCTGAAAACACACCCAAGCTCCGCGAAAAAGGCCGCCTGATGTCCGCATCCGAGATTGAACGGACGCTCGTACGGCTCGCCCACGAAATCATCGAGAAAAACGACGGCGCCGACGGTCTCGGCCTGGTCGGCATCAAGCGGCGCGGCATTCCGCTCGCCCAGCGCCTGGCCGCCCTCATCAGCTCGATTGAAAAGCGCCCGGTCGATTGCGGCACGCTCGACATCAGCTTTTACCGCGACGATCTCTCCACCTATGACACGCGCCCGGTCGTCACGCCCGGCTCCATCGGCTTTGACATCAATGACCGCAAAATCATTCTGGTGGACGACGTGCTCTACACCGGCCGCACCATTCGCGCCGCGCTCGATGCGCTCTTTGACCACGGCCGCCCGCGCCAGGTGCAACTGCTCGCGCTCATTGACCGCGGCCACCGCGAACTGCCCATTGAGGCCAGCTTCGTAGGCCGCACCATCCAGACCACGCAGCGCGAAATCATCGAGGTCAAGCTGCGCGAAATCGACGACGACGAGCAGGTTCTGCTGGTCGAGCGCGTCGACTGA
- a CDS encoding dihydroorotase: MKPILIRGGRVIDPAASLDGRYDVLLVNGKVAAVEPAGKLKQKDAEAIDAGGLIVAPGLIDIHVHLREPGQGYKETIASGTAAAAAGGFTTVCAMPNTIPVNDSPEITAWMLAPERGAAIRVFPIGAATVGSMGEKLTDYAALKKTGVVGVTDDGKPILGDAIMHETLKAATKAGLPVIQHAEDTRMTGGCSMNAGPLAFRLGLRGMPVEAESSLVERDISLVRKVKGAHLHVAHLSTNKALDAVNAARAEGLNVTCEVAPHHFVLNEERVGDYDTHAKMNPPLRAEADRLAMVAGILEGRVDCIATDHAPHAAHEKEQEFERAPNGITGLETALGLTLASLHREHGMPIDRVLAMLTSRPAQVLSLPGRGTLAVGSFADVVLFDPEEKWAFRAQDSRSKSKNTPFDGWTMHGRVQMTISEGRIVYKR, from the coding sequence ATGAAGCCCATTCTGATTCGCGGAGGCCGTGTCATTGATCCCGCGGCCAGCCTCGACGGCCGTTACGATGTGCTGCTGGTCAACGGGAAAGTGGCCGCAGTCGAGCCGGCCGGCAAGCTCAAGCAGAAAGATGCCGAGGCCATTGACGCCGGCGGACTCATCGTCGCGCCCGGCCTCATCGACATTCACGTGCATCTGCGCGAGCCCGGCCAGGGCTACAAAGAGACCATCGCCAGCGGTACGGCAGCAGCGGCAGCCGGCGGTTTCACCACCGTCTGCGCCATGCCCAACACCATTCCCGTAAACGACTCGCCCGAGATCACCGCATGGATGCTCGCGCCCGAGCGCGGCGCGGCCATTCGCGTCTTCCCCATCGGCGCGGCCACGGTCGGCTCCATGGGCGAAAAGCTCACCGACTATGCCGCGCTTAAAAAGACCGGCGTCGTGGGCGTCACCGATGATGGCAAGCCGATCCTCGGCGACGCCATCATGCATGAGACCCTCAAGGCCGCCACTAAAGCCGGCCTGCCCGTCATTCAACACGCCGAAGACACGCGCATGACCGGCGGCTGCTCCATGAACGCCGGGCCGCTCGCCTTCCGGCTCGGCCTGCGCGGCATGCCCGTCGAGGCTGAGTCCTCACTGGTCGAGCGCGATATCTCGCTCGTCCGCAAGGTCAAGGGCGCGCACCTGCACGTGGCGCATCTCTCCACAAACAAAGCACTCGATGCCGTCAACGCCGCGCGCGCCGAAGGGCTGAACGTCACCTGCGAGGTCGCGCCGCACCACTTCGTGCTCAATGAGGAGCGCGTCGGCGACTACGACACGCACGCCAAAATGAATCCGCCGCTGCGCGCCGAGGCTGACCGCCTCGCCATGGTCGCCGGCATTCTCGAAGGCCGCGTCGACTGCATCGCCACCGATCACGCCCCTCACGCCGCGCATGAAAAAGAGCAGGAATTCGAGCGCGCGCCCAACGGCATCACCGGACTCGAAACCGCGCTTGGCCTCACTCTGGCCTCGCTCCATCGCGAGCACGGCATGCCCATCGATCGCGTGCTGGCCATGCTCACCAGCCGCCCCGCGCAGGTGCTTTCGCTCCCTGGCCGTGGCACGCTGGCCGTCGGTTCGTTTGCGGATGTGGTGCTTTTCGATCCGGAAGAGAAGTGGGCCTTCCGCGCGCAGGACTCGCGCTCCAAATCAAAGAACACGCCCTTCGACGGATGGACTATGCACGGCCGTGTGCAGATGACCATCAGCGAAGGCCGCATCGTCTATAAGCGTTAG
- a CDS encoding aspartate carbamoyltransferase catalytic subunit → MAPRKASTAARARTAKSKAAPTLSLHPGALVSVRDLTPERARAILQLADKLETQDVFERAKRLRKRRVALLFYESSTRTRTSFELAAKSLGADTTLVSALSSSIEKGESLKDTGITLKALGAECIILRSPYSGAPYLLAKSTGLPVLNAGDGMHEHPSQALLDLRTMLRFLGIKAAKLSPTALKGVTVTICGDILHSRVARSNALLLPRLGAQVTFCGPTPLLPDLAADIGPGVSVERDFEAALRRSQIVMMLRIQAERLAGLKIDLDDYKQHYQANSERVAACAPKALIMHPGPIIRGLEITSEVADGPQSAIAEQVHHGLAIRMALLAQALDKSKQRTRA, encoded by the coding sequence ATGGCCCCCAGGAAAGCATCCACGGCAGCACGCGCACGCACGGCTAAAAGCAAAGCTGCTCCTACTCTTTCGCTGCACCCGGGCGCTCTCGTCTCGGTGCGCGACCTGACGCCCGAGCGCGCCCGGGCCATTCTGCAACTGGCCGATAAGCTTGAAACACAGGATGTGTTTGAGCGTGCGAAGCGTCTGCGCAAGCGCCGCGTGGCGCTACTCTTTTACGAGTCGAGCACGCGCACCCGCACCTCATTTGAGCTGGCCGCAAAATCTCTCGGCGCCGATACCACGCTGGTCAGCGCGCTTTCTTCAAGCATCGAGAAGGGCGAGTCGCTCAAAGACACCGGCATCACCCTCAAGGCCCTCGGCGCGGAGTGCATCATCCTGCGCAGCCCCTACTCCGGCGCGCCTTATCTGCTGGCGAAATCCACCGGCCTGCCCGTGCTCAACGCCGGCGACGGCATGCATGAGCACCCTTCGCAGGCGCTGCTCGATCTGCGCACCATGCTGCGCTTCCTCGGCATCAAGGCCGCAAAGCTTAGCCCCACCGCGCTCAAGGGCGTCACCGTCACCATCTGCGGAGACATTCTGCACAGCCGCGTCGCGCGCTCCAATGCGCTGCTGCTGCCCAGGCTCGGGGCACAAGTCACCTTCTGCGGACCCACTCCGCTGCTGCCCGATCTGGCCGCCGACATCGGCCCCGGCGTGAGCGTGGAGCGCGACTTTGAAGCCGCCCTGCGCCGCTCGCAGATCGTGATGATGCTGCGCATTCAGGCCGAGCGCCTCGCCGGCCTAAAGATTGATCTTGACGATTACAAACAGCATTACCAGGCCAACAGCGAGCGCGTCGCCGCATGCGCGCCCAAAGCGCTCATCATGCATCCGGGGCCGATCATTCGCGGACTTGAAATCACCAGCGAAGTTGCCGATGGACCCCAATCCGCCATCGCCGAGCAGGTGCATCACGGCCTCGCGATTCGCATGGCGCTGCTGGCACAGGCGCTCGACAAGAGCAAGCAAAGGACGCGCGCATGA
- a CDS encoding bactofilin family protein, producing MWKPNQPGNSSQNAGNEPVRPSAPATPSYETTRAVPSAPPAQSASSPADQATIGKSLVIKGEVTGSESLYIDGKVEGSINLPGNRVTVGRNGNVAANIAAREIVVLGKVRGNMTASDRVDIRSEGSLTGDVSAQRISIEDGAFFKGGIDIRKPGNEKAEAKPAAAPAPAATASV from the coding sequence ATGTGGAAACCCAATCAACCCGGCAACTCCTCCCAGAACGCGGGCAATGAGCCGGTCCGCCCCTCGGCGCCGGCTACGCCCAGCTATGAGACCACGCGCGCCGTTCCCAGTGCGCCCCCGGCCCAGTCCGCCAGCAGCCCGGCCGATCAGGCCACGATCGGCAAGAGCCTGGTCATCAAGGGAGAAGTCACGGGTTCCGAATCCCTGTACATCGACGGCAAGGTGGAAGGCTCCATCAACCTGCCCGGCAACCGCGTCACCGTGGGCCGCAATGGCAACGTGGCCGCCAACATCGCCGCGCGCGAAATCGTCGTGCTCGGCAAGGTGCGCGGCAATATGACCGCCAGCGACCGTGTGGACATCCGCAGCGAAGGCTCCCTCACCGGCGACGTCTCCGCCCAGCGCATCTCCATTGAAGATGGCGCATTCTTCAAGGGCGGCATCGATATCCGCAAGCCCGGCAATGAGAAGGCCGAGGCCAAGCCGGCCGCGGCGCCTGCTCCGGCAGCCACCGCCAGCGTATAA